The nucleotide sequence GGGCATGCTGGACGCCTCTTCCCGGCCGAGCATCCCTGCTCGTCACGCATTCTGAAGGCACTGGGCTggtctgggggcaggggaagggtggggaggcgACAGGACGGAGCTCCGTGCCCCCAGGCGTCCACCCCCTACTCACCATCCCCAGCAGCGTCCAGggagcccctctccccctgccccccgacTCCACCACGGCCAGAGGTGGGGACGTGGGGTTGAGCAGATTCCGGCTGGGACAGGGGCAGCGCGGCTCTTGAGGCCGCTGCCCAGGCACCTACCTTTGTCAGACTATGTCTCTAACCGGGGCACACCAGCCTGACATTGCCTCGGGGTCTCTAATAGGGCCTACCCACCAGGTCAGGTGGGAACAGGGGCTCAGGGCTGTCCCCCCATCTTTGTGCAGTGTGGTGGGTCTGGGAGCAGGGCCTCCTGAGGGCCGCACTCAGGCTGCACATGTGAACTGCCCAGCCCAATGCAAGGAAAACCGAGGGGAGCTGAGAGTTCCTCCTGGGTccgaggaaggggcagagagctgGTGTTCAAGCTTCTGCAGGGATGCATGTGCTCACGAGGGAGACCTGGGTCAAGGTTTGGGCCAGGCCACCTGCCTCACCCAAGAGACACAGAGCCCCCACCCCAAGGTCCGTGGACTCAGCCGCTGTGAGCCCCACAGCCCAAGCATGGCACCAGGCACACAGCTCTGCCGGCCCAGCTGCTGGTTCTGATTCTTGACCCTCTTATACACACCAGACTCCAGCCATTGCTCCAAGCCAAGGTTCCCTGCGGAGAAGTCCGTGGGCACCCTGTTCCGGGACCCCAGCACGGGGACCACGGAGCTCTGAGCTGCACCCCAACCccgacacacgcacacacaaggTTAACAAGGGCAGCTGGGCCTTGCTGGGCCGTGGAGGTTGCCACCTGTGATGCACAGACAGTGCTAGGGGAAGGAgtcgtgccccccccccccgcccctgccaggaCACAGCACCCCCGAAGGTACAGGCACCGGAAGGCCAGTGTGTGGGACTCAGATCCCCCTCCGGAGAGCACCACCAGCCCCCAACAACCGCAGCAGGCTGAGGGCAGCCACTCCGGACAGCACTTTATTGATCCCCTCAGACCCTTGGGCAGGATCGGCACAGGTTCCCGGGACACTGGCCTGCGCCTGGTCTGCCGTCCCTgagcagggcaggaaggagccCCATGGGGGCGGAGAGGCCTTCCGGGGCTGGGAGGAGACAACAGACAGCCAAGCCCCCTCCCTGGCGCACAGGCGGGGCGGGCTCGTGGGCAGTGAGGTGACAGGAGGTGGCAGAGAGGCCCAGCCTTGGAGCAGCTCAGGCCCCTGCCACGGGGGCCTCATAGTTGAGCACGTAGTAGTCGTGGACATACATGAGCACGGCCACTGGCTGCCCGATGATGAGCGTCAGCCACACGGCTGCGTTGCCGTAGTTCCCCTGGAAGAAGCGGCTCACTATCCAGGCCAGCGGGATCTGGAGACACGGGGCCACGGTCAGCAGGCCACAATGCGTGACCCGCGGGCTGGCtgtgcccagggcctgggggagaggctgggcggggggtgggggggtggggcacgcTCACCTGAGCCATCATGCCTGTGAAGGCCCAGAGGCGGAACATGTGCAGAGGGATGCTCACCAGGTACTGCAACGGGAGTGATGGGGCATCAGCCATCTTGGCGGGCCATACCCGCCCTAGAGACAAGGCAGGTCCTGCCCACAGAGCACTCACCTCGTGGAAGAAAGCCGAGGCGAAGAACACCCCCGTGCTGGCCACCCACTTGCTGCTGCCCCGTCGAAGCATGGGCTTGTAGAAGTGTCTGCGGAGGGAGGGGGCCGTGGGACGGGTGCCCGGGTCCACACAGGAAGCTGCCCACCCACTGTGCCGCGCCCACGCCCACCTGAGGCACCACTTGTGCACAGGGATATTCCAGTTCTGCCAGAAGTAGGTGACAGACTCAGAGTTCCTGGGGGTCGAGAGCAGCAGGTGACCGGCCTGCGCCAGGAcgcagcccagcccccagctccacaCCCAAGGCCACCCACCACCAGTCCCGGTAGAACTCCCGGTCTCCAAACTGCATGAGCTCTGCCACGGCGTTCATGCAGGAGTGGAAGAACCAGTAGAAGAAGATGAGCCAGATGAGGTGATTGGGGACCTGTGGGGAAGGGCAGGTACCAGGTTGCAGGACACCCCACCCACTGGCCCACGCCCCACGCCACCCACCCAATGCCGCTCACCGCCAGCTTCAGGAGGCGCTCGATGATGCGTGAGTAATCCATATCCTGCAGGGACAGAGCTCAGCTGGCTCCCTGAGCTGCGCCCCACCCGCCATCCACCCGGATACGGGAGAACCTGACCACTCACCTTGAAAGGCTTCATGGAGTTCTGGATGGTGGGAACCATCCACTGCAGAGGAGGGCACAGTGTCAGCTCCCGGGGCCGCACGgcgcgccccgcccccagccccgcccccagccccggccgGGCCAGCGTACCTGCTGGATTAGGCCCACCTGGAGCTGAGTCAAAAACAgctggaggaggaagcagagagcaGCAGGCTGAGCTCCCCCTGCCAGGACCTGGCagcacccccaacccctgccccgtCCCCACGGCCAGCCTCCATCCTCACCATCTCAAGGAGCCGCCGCAGCAGGAAGCGCTTTCGGATTCGGGGAGAGCGGGGAAAGTTGAGCTCATAGCACAGAGTTGGGGCCAAGAGAAAGTAGTACAGATCTGGAACAGAAGGGTGGGGCTTGCACTGGCGAGGCCTGGCCCATgctgtccctcccctgctgtgTCCTTCAGCCAAGTCCCGGGGAGGGTCCTCACCACGGTAGGTCAGGTTGTCGGGGTAGCTCACAGTGTGCTGGGCAGCTGCCCCGTTGGCCTTCTTTCCTGCAGAAGctacaagcaagggggagggtgGGTGAGGCCTTGCTGCGGCCCAGGTCTGGCCCAGTATCGGGGGGCACGAGCTCtgaggccccagccccaggcagccgcTCACCGGGCTTGGCCTTGGCCTTGCCCCTTCGCTCTCGGCACCACAAGTTGACATCCCGGTAGGAGACGAGCTTGAGGAAGAGGATGGTGTGCACCGTCAGAGCCAGCACGGAGCCCACTGCAGGAGAGGCAGGCTCAGACCACAGCCCTCCCACACCGCCCCCAGGAGAGCCACAGCCGCAGGCACAGCCCCTGCGGGGGGTGGGCCTGGGTCTCCCCTGCGGGCCCCGGAGACAGGTTGGGACGGGGGTGGGATGAAGGAAGGGGCACACCTGGAGTGATGGACTCAAGCAGCAAGGCCACGGCCGCCGGGAAGCAGAGAATGGTGGCCAGGTTGACCACGTGCAGCAGCAGCCCTGCCTGCTCCGTCAGGGCaccctggggtgggtggggggagcagagtgCTCAGCCAGTGCCCCAACTCCCTAGGCAAAGGGTCTCCCTGGGGAAGGGCCGCCAGGCCTGGGGCACAGCCCCTCCCAGGAGAGCTACACACAGCCCAACACACAGGCCCAGTGAGGAGAGCACACCTCTGGACAGGGCTGGGGGCGTGAGGGCGCTGCTTACCGCCGCAAGGCGCTTCTCCACCTGGAACGCAGCCACGGCAAAGACATTGGCCACTGAGGATATAAGTGTCATAGCGCAGGGTCAGGCCCCGGTCAAGCCCTGTCCCGTCTCCACCCGAGGCCTTCCTTGGCTCCCAGCTCACCAATAACTAGACACAGGGCAGGCCAGCTGTAGGGGTCCTTCAGGAACAGAGACACCACCTGGATGGGGTCCACCAGGATGCCGTACCTGGGGATTGGGGGATGAGGGCCtgagcaggtggggtggggcctCAGGGGCGGGGCCAAGGCCCTGGGGAAGACACTCACTTGATGAGGTTTTCTAAAAATAACCGTGCATTGCTCAAGATCTgcaagagagaggaagggcacAGCCCATTAGCCCCGGCCACAGggtgccccgcccccccgcccccccacccagctcctctCAGCACCTATAGGGGCAAGAGCCCTGGGTCTGGACAGAAACCCGCATCCTGCAAGCCCAGTCCTGTCTGACCCACACACCAAGCTCCAAGACTTACAACCCACCTCACCCCACACCAGTGCAGGACAGGAAGTCCTTCAGCGATGCCCCCATCACCCCAATGAGAGGGAATCAACCCCAACACCAGATATACCAGTATCTGCAGCAGCTGGTGAGGGCCCCCAGGCCCAAGGATGTCCTTGCAGTGCCCGGGGGCAGCCACacccaggggggtggggagaagaagcTGACCAGAGTCCTCAGGGGCTAGGCAGCTGAACCCCGAGTGCCACTTGGGACTCACGCCCCTGCCCCTCTTCCGTAATCCTATAGCACTCCAAGCCCAGGCACATGGCCCCAAAGCAGCTCCCAAGAACAGAACCCCATCAAGATGGGCTCCTGGCTCTGTCCTGGGGCTGGGGAATGGATTCCCTCTGCAGGTATGAGGGTCTCCTACTCCATCCCATAAAGCACAGACCCTGCCAAGTGCACCGAACTCAGGCCCTGACCAGGACTCAGGGTAGATTCTGTGGAAAAGTGATGCTGGCCAGGGGACTGGTTGGGACCCCTTACCTCaatggtcagggaagacttcacaAGGAGGTGACAGGCTGAGAGACAGaggggccctgccctcccccagccaccaGCCTGACCTGCCCGGCACAGATGTGCCGTCACCACGCCTGGTGGCCTGTCCTGAAAGCCCACAGCAAGCAGGTAGGAGCTGGGGCTGCTAGCGGGCAAGGCCCACCTCTCCAGGCCCAGGCCATAGAGGGAACACAGCAAGCAGCCCCAAACATGGGGTGCACCTCTCCTTCAGCCAAGGGGTGGTAGAGGCACCAGAAGCAGGAGAGAGGTTTTGGGGCTGTACCAAAGGGCCAGGTGGGCCCAAAAGGTTGCAGGGAACAAGCAGTGCTACCCGAGCTGCCAAGGGCCCACCTCCGATGACTGCCACTACAAACCTACCCCAGGCCAGGAATGGCCTCCAGAAGCCAAGGACACACCTCCTGAGGGTCAGGCAGGTGTCTGGCCCACTGTCCCCTTGCCCAGCCAGCTTCCCACCCATCAGACTGCATGGCCCCTTGGCGGAGAGCCTCCTGGGCCCATGGGCAGGGAGGACATGGGTAACCAGAGGGACCACACCCGAAACAGAGGTGGTGATGTCAGGGCAAGGGTCAAAGGCCTCTGGCCACATCAGCctgagtggtgggggctgggcccaGACAGGCccttgccccctgccccaccctgcagGCTGCCCCTTTGAGCCCTGGACTCCAGCTGCTTCTGGGCCAGGACTGctggccccacccccacaagGAGCCAGCAGGAACCAGGCCACAAGGTGAGGCGGAGGTTAAGGGCTCTGTCTAATCCCTCCCTGGGGGGCACCTAGGACCAAGGCTGAGGGAGAGGCTGGGTACCTTCAGAGTCAGGGCCTGGAGCTGCCAGGCTGAGCCCAAGAGCCATCCGCTTACCCCTCTccccccaggccaggcctgccAGGGGCTCCATACCCCCAAGGGCCATTCAGAACAGCAGAAGGAGCTCTTTTGACCCCCAAGACCACTCACACCTGCTGCCTCCGGGATTCAACAGGGATAAGAGCTGAATGTGTGGCCAGTGCACAGACCACCAGCACCATCTCCCCCCACCAGCCCAGGGCCCCTACTCACCAGCATCACCACACACCAATTCAGGATCCCACGATAGTTGCTAAAGCCACTGTCAGAGCTGAACAAAGAATCTTGTAGGCGGTGGCACCTGGTGGGCGGGAGACACACTCTCAGAAGCAGGCAGCAGCTGAGGCCCCCCTACCAGGCCAGCCCTGCTCCAGTCCCCCGGGCTGTGAGAACCCTGCACTCCTCCAAGCCCAGGGGCAGGTCGGGGGCCTGCAGACACCCAAGAGCCCAGCCAAGTCCAGCCCCTCAGGAGCCAGCCttggggcccagggcccagggcagagccgaccccagcccctccctcagaGCAACTCTGGTACATCCTAGCCCAGCAGGATGGTCCACGCCCCCCCAGCCCTCTCTTCTGCCCAcaaaccctcctccccactcacgaTCACAGAAGGGCCAGGCAGGGCCAAGCCTCTCAGGACCACCCAGAAAGCCTGCCCTTCCAGGCAGCTGGCAGGGTCATGCCACAAACAGGAGCAGAACAGCTGGCCCTGCCTACCCCAGGGCTAcatggagctggagctggagctcgAGCACCCCAGGCCAAGAGCCCATCCTCTCTCCCCAGAGGCCTCTGGCTGCCACCATGCTCAATGGCTACAGAGTGGTGATGGGCCCATAGGAAGAGTTCACTCCAGGGATCTCAAGACCCACCAGGCAATTCTGtacagaggtgggggcaggggctaaACCTGCCTTGCTCGGTCAGCCCATCCTACTGTCCAGCACACTGAGGGGCCCCCACCTCAAACAACCTCCTCCCTAGATTTGGCCCGTGCAGGTTTGAGTGTGCACAGGGCCCCAGGCCAAGAGCTAGCTGAGCACCTGGACTCACACGCACCTTCCTGGGGACAGGGGCCCTCATACATCTGCAGAGCCTCCAACTGTTTCTGAAAAAGTATAACCTGCCCCAGTTCAACCACAGGGTCAGTATTGTATTCCTGTCCAGGCTGAGGGGGCCAAGAAGAGCCCAcccaggggccaggggcctgATGGCAGGGAGGTCTCCCGCAGAAGCAGGAGTTCCCACTACTAACGGGGTAGGGGAAACATAAGCAGGGCCTCACATCCCTGCCTGGTCCTCAGGGtgacacagaggtagtgaaagGGCCACAGTGTGGCTGGGGCAAGGCCCTAACCCAGCTCCTGGCTCACTCAGTCTGCCCCACCCTACCCCAGATGCCATGCCACCAGGAAGCCCCACAGAGCATTGAGCAAGGCCTCCCGTTTTGTAAGACACGAGGCCAgggcctccccttccctcctgtgGACACATCTCCACCTCTTGAGGACCCCAGGCAGGAGAAGTGGGCTCAGAGGAGTACGCAGCAGGGGCACAGATGTCCTCTCAGGGCCGATCCTGCCTCCGTGGCGAGTCTTCCTATGGTTGGGGTCAACACCAGGAAGTGAGGGGCTGGGCAGGCTGAGATGCTACTCAGCAGTCTGTAGCCCAGGCAGAGGCAAGGTCTGCACTGCACCCGGCCCACCAGCGTCTCCCGGTCACAGGCCTCCCTGTATCCACCTTCCCGGTCCGTCCTGGGCCTTGCAGTGAGACCACCCGAGGCCCTCTTCTCCCTGGGACCCTATACCTGCCTTTCCGCGAGGCAAGCAGAGGTCCAAGGCCCCACTCCCCGGAGAGGACGGTCTCTGGGCCTGTCCACTAGACAGGGCCTCCCCAGCCCTTCTGCCAAGTTTGAGCCCATTGACTTGCACTGCAACTATCCCAGGGCCACCCTGTGCCACAACCTGCCACCCCCATCTGCACATTAACATCGATCCAGCAAACATTTCACAACAATGTGACCCCTTGTCACCAAGAAGACCACGctggttttattttcatcaatGTCTAAGATGAAAACGGGTGGGGAATGGGTACTGTTTTCCAAATCTGACACCAAACAACATCATAAAAACTCTTTCAGATTCCTGCTGTCAGGCTCTCAAGGCCTTCCCCAACCTGCCCACAGCCACTCCCCGGGTCCCTCCACAGGGCTCCTGACCATCCCCGACCCCAGGCAGCAGAGACTCAGGGAAGAGAGCCCACCGTCCACCAAAGCCCACAAGGTCCAGCCTTGCCAGTGTAGTCAGCAGTGGACCAGAGGGCAGACAGGCAGGACCTGGCCACAATACCCAGAGCTATCTGTGTTACCCTCTCCCCCACTACCAGGGCCCCCCACACCTCTAGCGGTCCCACACGTGCTCCCCAGGTCCACCCAACCAGCAGGGCCACTGTAACTCAGCACACGTGTCACCTTACTCAACCCTCACATCAGTTTTGGGAGGTAGGTGCAAGGGGAAACCAAGGCTTGCCAAAGTTTAAAGCTTGCCCAGGGGCACAGCTCCCAAGTGTGGATCACACCTGGGGACCACGGTCCAGCTCCAGGGCCAAACAGAGCAAAGACGGGACAGAGTGGCAGCTGTCCTCCTCAGCTCTTCCTGCACCCAGCCTCTGCGTTGACCCCTGGGATACAAGGTGGTGGGGTGGGCTCTCCCATTCTCAGGCCCTGCTGAAGAGGAAGAAGTAGCACATTCCAGGAACAAACACCCTAGGGGAGCCCTGCACCCAGAAGGCCCTGCCTGGAGCGCCCAGGAACCCAGGGCCACTGTGTACGgtgccccctccttcctgccccccagcCACACCTTGCCATGGGCTGGAAGAAATGAGTTCACACCCGGAGCCTGACCCACCTGCCTAGGCCAAGGCAAGCAGGAAGTatagggaggggaggaggcctggagcccagggagtaaggaggggtggggaaaggagaggcaccaagcacggggcgcctgggcggctcagtcgttaagcgtctgccttcagctcaggtcatgatcccagcggcCTGGGaccgagcctcgcatcgggctccctgctcggcgggggggcgggctgcttctccctctccctctgccgctcctgctctctcattctgcgaagtaaataaattaaaaagtaaagacaGCAAGCAGCAGGGAAGGGAGACAGGTGGGAAGGTGTGGACACGGAGAAGTGCAGGGGCCAGATCCCGGAGCGAGGCCCTCCGACCTTGGGGCGTGAGGAAAAAGCACAGAGCCTGCCTGAGCTGGAGACTAGGAGGGAGCCGTAACTGCCAGGCCCCCCTCCAGCCCCGGGGCAGGCCCGTCCATGGCAGCTCCTGCTCCTCTTTCCAGGGGGCCCAGACTTTGAGGTTGGGCAGACAGGGCTGCCATTCACTCGGCCCAACTCTCAGGAGCACAGACGAGGCCCTGGCCCAGCAGGGAAGTGACTGCCTATCCCAGAGTGGCAAAAAAAGTGGCCCAAAGCCAGCACACCCGTCTTACACAAAAGGACGCCAACTCCGCCACCTTTGCAGGAGATCATGCTAGCCATGCCCCTGCCTCCTGGATGGCGGTTAGCAGAGGGGCTCTAAGGCCCTCCTTCCTCTGTAGCCTCCCTCAGCACTGCCCCAGGCCCTCAGGAAAACCACCCTCCTCTGCCACAGCGCCTTCACCAACTCCTGACCTTTGCTCGGCCTGCTCAGTGCTGAGATTATCTTATCTCCAGGTGGACTGTGAGCACCCCAGGGCAAGGACCCCAGCTACCCTCACCCACCCTCTCACCAGTGAAGAAAGCCTCTGTTCCTGTCTACTGAGAGAGCAAATCCCTGCCAGCGGACTGACCAATTGCCTCTTCCTCCTTGATAACCTCCAGCCCCAAAGGCACTTCCGAAACCAACGTCCCGAGGCCACCTGGGTGAGAATGAAGGCCGGAAGCGGGAGCAGGAGGCTGGAGGTGGCGAAGGGGCCGCTTGGAGCTGGCCTGGGGGAGCCAGTGCCCTGGCCTTCCAGGTCCTCCCCATCAGCCAGACTTGCTCCCAGCTCCTTCCTGGCAGTCCTTCAGCTTCGCCCGAACCCCAAGCAGGGGGTGAGAGTCCCAGGGCAGGACCCAACTCTGTCCTTGCAAGAAGACACTTGTTCTGGTCACAGAGGCAGGGCCCCAGGCCAGCCAAGCTCCGGGTGCGGGAGGGACCCCCAGGAAAACAGCTCCGGGGGTTGTCCGCAGGGACAGGAGAGACCTCACGCCGCCCCAGTCTCCTGCGGGTGCCTCCCCGGCAGGGCCACCGCCCTCCGGTCGACTTCCCAAGCGCCAAGGCACCCTCAGGAGAGACCTCCCCAGTTACAAACCACCTGACCCCACCTAGCTCCTTGCAGACCGAGAACACTTGCGCACAGGGGCCAGGGTACCGGGTGACCCTGAGGAAGAGCCTGAGGACCCGCCGGAGGGTCTGCGGAGGGGTGGGGGGTCTGCAAGCCGGACTGCCGCCGGCCCCGTACGCCCCCACGTGGGTGACCTTGGCAAGGGACGCTCCACTCCGACGCCTCAGTTCCCCCGCAGGGGCCCTAGGGGCACACCTGTCCACGCGAAGCCCGGGAGCCAGGCTCTCAGACTCGGAGCCCGCGTTGCGGCGGTCACGCCCGGGGAACTGGGGAAGGTCCCAGGCAGGGGTCGGAGGTTACGGGTGAGGCGTCTCGCTACCTCAGATCCCAGGGGCCGCTGCCCACGTCGGAGTCTCTGTTCTCGTCCttgggggccggggccggggccggcgcGTCCCCCCCGGGGCCCACGTCCCGCACCTCCTCTTCCGCGGGCCCGCCGCCGCCCTGGCTCGAGGGCCGTGAAGCCGTCCTCCGGCGCCGGgagccgcccgcgccgccgcggTCGCCCATGGCCTCAGCCCTCACCCTGTCCCGGCAGAGTCGTGGCCCGCCGGGCTCGCAGCACCCAAGGCCCGCGGCCCCGCCTCCAGACCCTCTGCCAACCGCCGCCACCGCCCCCTGCCGGACGCCGTAGCCCGCGCGCTGGCCCGGGCCGCCAATCAGCGCGCGCCGCCCAGGGAGTCCGGGGACGGCGGGCCCGTTGCTTTGGGAGCCCCTAACTGGCCAGCCGCTGGGGCGCGCGCCCATTTGTAGTCCGCGGGCGCGCGAGGCACCCTGGGAGTCGTGGTCGCCCCGCGCGGGGCACCCTGGGAGCCGCGGTCGCCCCGCGCGCGGCACCCTGGGAGCCGCGGTCGTCCGGCACGCCCGAGAGCGGGGCTGCGGCCGTCTGGCCCATGACGGACTTTCCTCTCCGCGGGCCTCAGCGTCTCTACGGAACTTGCCAGGCTTCCTGGCAGCCGGCGAGCCTCCCCCGACCGCTTCCCTGCTTCTCATACCACTCTGTAAACACAGGGTTTCGCCATTGCTCAGCCAGGCGCGGAGGATGGGGTGTAGATTATTTACGAAGTGCCTCTTGCGTTAGCGTCCGGCCCAGGAGCCGTGTCCGTGGGGACTCGCCTCGCCCAGCACCCCGCGTGTTGGCTCCCGAGCGCACGTCGGGGCGCACTTGAGCTCCGCGACGCTCTAGTTACCACCGCAGAAGCGCCTGCTTTTCCACGGCTTAGGTTGTTCAAACAAGCGCCAGACCAAAAGATGGAGCAGGAGAAAGGCCTCAGGCCCCGCGTCCCTGGGACACCCGCCCTGCCCACTGACTCCCGGTCGAAGTGCCCTGCGGGGATAGGGAAGGCGTAGCCCCTAACTCCCATCCCCGAGTGGCCACGCCCTGGCCACCCGCGCCCCCTTCCGCCCACGTCCGCAAGACTTGCTGGGCCTCCCTCGTTTCCACCCGGGCTAGATTTGCCAGGGTGTGGGGAGCCTGGGGTGCCGGATCGCGGGGACCCAGAGGCTTCCGTATCATTGCACGACCACACGGTGCAGCCCGCAAGCGCGCTAGTGCGCCTCCCACCTTCGTTTGACACTCATCTTTGCATGGGGCATGGAGTGTGAACATCCAGGATTTCCAGGTGCGAGGGTTCACTGGGGGCTCAGGACGAGTTTACCCAGCAGCAAAACCCATTAGCCGTTCACTCCTGAGGTGATCAAGGCCAAGAAGAGTACCTCTCCAGCAGCAAATGTGGACTGGCCACCACCTTCCCGCTGGGCTCACCCTTGTTCCACCGCCTTCACCAGAGTGCCTGGGCCCCCTGGTGACACATTCCTGTTGCCACTAGGTCAGCGGGGACTGATAACCAGCCTGGCATCCCTACCTGGCAGGCTGGGGCTACCTGGCAGGTGTCTTTGAGTAACCTGCCAAAGCGGCTGCCCTGACTGGGCAGGAGAGCCCCTCCTGCATGCCGCCTACACAGCCCGACCTCCGTGAGTCAGGCTCAACCTCGTCTCCTATCCAGTCTTTCAGAACTTGCGCCTCTTCCCTGGCTGGCCTGGGCCAGGCAGAGCGAGGCCTTTTTGAATACTGATCCCAAGGGAGGGTGAACAAAGGAGAGGGTCCTCTCGGGAGCCTGGAGCGTAGGAATGAGCCCTGGGAGCTCAGCCACGCGCGCCCACGCGTGCCTTCTGGCTGTGCCATCCTTCCAATGCAGGCACGTGCCTTCTGGCTGTGCCATCCTTCCAATACAGAGCCAAGAACTACAGGGCCCACCCAGGCTGTCAGAGAAGATTGATGACTCAGGCTCCCAGTAGGCCTGGAGAGGCTGAGTCAGTAGTCAATAAAGGGTGAAGAATCATTTTGGAAGCGGCTGCCTGCGTCCACGTCCGGCTCCAAGCCATTGGCTGGCAAGTGGCAGCAGGAGTGAAGCGACCAGAGTGGACGAGGGATCACCGGAGAGGACCAGTCCAGCGCCCTGGAGCGCAGCGCGAGGAGAACAGGACAGCCAGTTCATAGGCAGGCACGGGCTGTGAGAGCACCAATAAGGAAGAGCCTCAGtaccggcgggggcggggcctggcgggAGGGAGGCCTGTGGGAGAGAGTGGGCGGGCCGGGGCCTCGGGACTGGGAGAGGGGCCGCGCAGGAGCTTAGGAACGCGCGGGCCGCGCCGGTTACCTCAGGGTCCAGGGGAAAATGAGGCCGAGGGCaccaggggagaggggaaaggtcAAGGTAGGTGGGGTTGCCCTTGGCGACAAAGGTGTACAAGAGGGGTTGTCGAAGAAAGCCCGGTGGGGGTTTCCCTGCCCGGGGCAGCAACTGATGAGGGGACTAGAGGCCCCGAGCCTTGCAGGCCCGGCTGGAAGAGGTTCAGCGCCTAGAAGCTCAGCCTGTGGCTGACGTGCCACGGGAAGACCACTGGGGCCTGTGAAGGGTCTGGCCAACTAGGAGACATGGGACAGGGCGGTCAGCAGTCTGTGCAGCCCCTTCTCTGGGATGCAAGTCCTGTCCGTGGAAATCTGTGGAGGCTGAGCGTGGAACCCGTTCCAGGTCTCAGGGAGGCGGATTCCGTCCTTTCACCCTTT is from Zalophus californianus isolate mZalCal1 chromosome 4, mZalCal1.pri.v2, whole genome shotgun sequence and encodes:
- the DGAT1 gene encoding diacylglycerol O-acyltransferase 1 isoform X3; the encoded protein is MLILSNARLFLENLIKYGILVDPIQVVSLFLKDPYSWPALCLVIVANVFAVAAFQVEKRLAAGALTEQAGLLLHVVNLATILCFPAAVALLLESITPVGSVLALTVHTILFLKLVSYRDVNLWCRERRGKAKAKPASAGKKANGAAAQHTVSYPDNLTYRDLYYFLLAPTLCYELNFPRSPRIRKRFLLRRLLEMLFLTQLQVGLIQQWMVPTIQNSMKPFKDMDYSRIIERLLKLAVPNHLIWLIFFYWFFHSCMNAVAELMQFGDREFYRDWWNSESVTYFWQNWNIPVHKWCLRHFYKPMLRRGSSKWVASTGVFFASAFFHEYLVSIPLHMFRLWAFTGMMAQIPLAWIVSRFFQGNYGNAAVWLTLIIGQPVAVLMYVHDYYVLNYEAPVAGA
- the DGAT1 gene encoding diacylglycerol O-acyltransferase 1 isoform X1, with the translated sequence MGDRGGAGGSRRRRTASRPSSQGGGGPAEEEVRDVGPGGDAPAPAPAPKDENRDSDVGSGPWDLRKTRHGGRIGPERTSVPLLRTPLSPLLLPGVLKRCHRLQDSLFSSDSGFSNYRGILNWCVVMLILSNARLFLENLIKYGILVDPIQVVSLFLKDPYSWPALCLVIVANVFAVAAFQVEKRLAAGALTEQAGLLLHVVNLATILCFPAAVALLLESITPVGSVLALTVHTILFLKLVSYRDVNLWCRERRGKAKAKPASAGKKANGAAAQHTVSYPDNLTYRDLYYFLLAPTLCYELNFPRSPRIRKRFLLRRLLEMLFLTQLQVGLIQQWMVPTIQNSMKPFKDMDYSRIIERLLKLAVPNHLIWLIFFYWFFHSCMNAVAELMQFGDREFYRDWWNSESVTYFWQNWNIPVHKWCLRHFYKPMLRRGSSKWVASTGVFFASAFFHEYLVSIPLHMFRLWAFTGMMAQIPLAWIVSRFFQGNYGNAAVWLTLIIGQPVAVLMYVHDYYVLNYEAPVAGA
- the DGAT1 gene encoding diacylglycerol O-acyltransferase 1 isoform X2, whose translation is MGDRGGAGGSRRRRTASRPSSQGGGGPAEEEVRDVGPGGDAPAPAPAPKDENRDSDVGSGPWDLRCHRLQDSLFSSDSGFSNYRGILNWCVVMLILSNARLFLENLIKYGILVDPIQVVSLFLKDPYSWPALCLVIVANVFAVAAFQVEKRLAAGALTEQAGLLLHVVNLATILCFPAAVALLLESITPVGSVLALTVHTILFLKLVSYRDVNLWCRERRGKAKAKPASAGKKANGAAAQHTVSYPDNLTYRDLYYFLLAPTLCYELNFPRSPRIRKRFLLRRLLEMLFLTQLQVGLIQQWMVPTIQNSMKPFKDMDYSRIIERLLKLAVPNHLIWLIFFYWFFHSCMNAVAELMQFGDREFYRDWWNSESVTYFWQNWNIPVHKWCLRHFYKPMLRRGSSKWVASTGVFFASAFFHEYLVSIPLHMFRLWAFTGMMAQIPLAWIVSRFFQGNYGNAAVWLTLIIGQPVAVLMYVHDYYVLNYEAPVAGA